Proteins from one Candida orthopsilosis Co 90-125, chromosome 2 draft sequence genomic window:
- a CDS encoding Pga5 GPI-anchored beta-1,3-glucanosyltransferase (similarity to the A. fumigatus GEL family), with protein MHKLILAFITLATIITARAGNQDEDTLPLYPIKVVGNKFYNSGTNEQFFIKGIAYQKSREEGEVFDTTTETNYIDPLANPFTCLRDLQYLKELGVNVVRIYQINPNANHDVCMEAFAEAGIYVLADLSEPYVSIRRDFPRWDTELMGRYQSVVDALQKYDNVLGFFAGNEVANSQSNIDAVPFVRSAVRDVKQYIHEQEYRKIPVGYASNDDASIRANLANYFVCDLDDEYSQSDFFAINVYEWCGYSTYMTSGYRELTAVFANYPAPVFFSEFGCNIITPRPFTEVETLFGSTMRKTWSGGIAYEYFEEVNHYGVVQNKKDGTIVKLPDFETLKTRFNAINPIGVPIDEVEGRPGLTCDMPSDIWKVSFELPPTPDIGKCECLWQSLSCVVVDTGSFDEESLLKDLCFKVDCDEINANGRLGKYGKYSDCNPMIRVSYALNKYYEQTGRRKEICTFQARGEIARVSVDLSTKFSTDGRNCQTLLDSTNRKRTPEIFEPKPDIEEVNGINEEEDGEKSTEPPKDQKKSKPNKSKKESSSNKYKTIKTPHKKQTSNVSALSPPFKYLLVFISSLF; from the coding sequence ATGCATAAGTTAATTCTAGCATTCATCACATTAGCCACAATTATCACAGCTAGAGCTGGTAATCAAGATGAAGACACATTACCACTTTATCCCATCAAAGTTGTTGGTAACAAATTTTACAACAGTGGAACCAACGAGCAATTTTTTATTAAAGGTATTGCATATCAAAAGTCTCGTGAAGAAGGTGAAGTCTTTGATACAACCACTGAAACCAACTACATCGATCCGTTGGCCAATCCATTTACCTGTTTACGTGATTTAcaatatttgaaagaaCTCGGTGTCAATGTTGTGcgaatttatcaaataaatcCAAATGCCAATCATGATGTTTGTATGGAGGCGTTTGCTGAAGCTGGGATTTATGTCTTGGCTGACTTGTCAGAACCTTATGTTTCTATCAGAAGGGACTTTCCTAGATGGGATACAGAGCTCATGGGTCGTTATCAATCTGTGGTTGATGCTTTGCAAAAATATGATAATGTGTTGGGATTTTTTGCTGGTAATGAAGTTGCTAATTCTCAACTGAATATCGATGCAGTTCCATTTGTTAGAAGTGCTGTTAGGGATGTTAAGCAGTACATTCATGAGCAAGAATACAGAAAGATCCCAGTTGGTTATGCTTCCAACGATGATGCCTCAATCCGAGCAAATTTGGCCAATTATTTTGTATGTGATTTAGATGACGAATATTCACAATCTGATTTCTTTGCCATAAATGTGTACGAGTGGTGTGGATATTCCACTTACATGACTTCGGGATACCGTGAGTTGACTGCAGTTTTTGCAAACTATCCTGCACCGGTTTTTTTTAGTGAATTTGGTTGCAATATTATAACTCCTCGCCCATTCACTGAGGTTGAAACATtatttggatcaacaaTGAGGAAGACATGGTCAGGAGGTATTGCGTACgaatattttgaagaagtgAACCATTACGGGGTGGTGCAGAATAAAAAAGATGGTACAATTGTCAAGTTGCCTGATTTCGAAACATTGAAAACGAGGTTCAATGCGATAAATCCTATCGGCGTACCGATTGATGAAGTAGAGGGTCGCCCTGGATTGACATGCGATATGCCATCAGACATTTGGAAAGTATCGTTTGAGCTACCACCAACTCCTGATATTGGCAAGTGTGAATGTTTGTGGCAATCGTTGTCATgtgttgtggttgataCGGGGTcgtttgatgaagaaagttTACTCAAGGACCTTTGCTTCAAAGTAGATTGCGATGAGATAAATGCCAATGGAAGATTGGGCAAATATGGTAAATATAGCGACTGCAATCCTATGATAAGAGTATCGTATGCATTGAATAAATACTATGAACAAACTGGtagaagaaaagaaatatgcACATTTCAAGCTAGAGGTGAAATTGCAAGAGTTTCGGTTGATTTGAGTACAAAGTTCTCCACAGATGGACGAAATTGTCAGACCTTATTGGATTCGACCAATCGTAAAAGAACACCTGAAATCTTTGAACCAAAACCTGATATTGAGGAAGTAAATGGCATCAATGAGGAAGAGGATGGTGAAAAGCTGACCGAGCCACCGAAGGATCaaaaaaagtcaaaacCCAATAAGTCAAAGAAGGAACTGAGCAgcaacaaatacaaaaccATCAAAACACCAcacaaaaaacaaacatcaAATGTATCTGCATTATCTCCACCATTCAAATACTTACTCGTTTTTATATCTAGTCTTTTTTAG